The sequence below is a genomic window from Desulfopila inferna.
CCTGCGCACATCCCTGATAAGCGCCAGATTGGAGCTATAAACAGTCAAACTGAGTGCCTTCTGATCATCGCTTGTGCTTACCATGGCAGCAGCATCGCACAACAACAGAGATACTACAAAGAGGGGCAGATACACCAGAACTCGACATAACATAATTTTTCTCCTGATTGGACCCTATGTGCTAATTTCCTTCTTCCAAATAAGAGCAGTACATCCCTCAAAACCTGTCCTTCTCATAAAAACGATAGTTATTTTTACCCATATTCTTTGCCTGATACATTGCGTTATCGCTTTTTTTCAAAAGTTCCGAGGAGCTCACACTATCCTCCGGACACATGGCCACTCCTATGCTGGCGGTGACCAGGAACCGCTTTCCTTCCACCTCAAATGGCAAGGAAAAGGCATCCAATACCCTCTTCACAATAGGTTTTACATCCTCACGCCCCTGCAGTTCAGAGAGAATTAAGAGAAACTCATCTCCGCCGAAGCGTGCTGCCGTGTCACAGTCCCGTAGACAGCCATGAAATCGCTCCGCGGCTCTTTTCAAAACATAATCCCCGCATTCGTGCCCCAAGGTATCATTTATCTGCTTGAAATTATCAAGGTCGACAAAAAGCAGAGCCACCGCATCTCCTCTCCTATGCCCCTGAAGTATCGCGTGCTTCAGCCGATCCATAGCCAGCATCCTATTGGGCAACCCGGTCAGGCTATCATAATTTGCCTGCTTCAACAACTGCTCTTCATACACCTTTTGTTGTGAGATATCCTCCTTGATTGCCAGATAACCGACCGGCCGATCATCCTCATCTTTGATGGGAGAAAAGGAGACAAGCTCCCAGAAGAGTTCTCCGTTTTTTCGCTTATTACATATTTCTCCTTTCCACACACCTCCGGAATGAGCAACCTGCCACATTTGCCGATAGGTTTGATCGGAAGTCAGACCCGATTGAATAAATTTTGGATTCTGACCGACTGCTTCTGCAGAGGTATATCCGGTTACCTCGACAAACCGCGGGTTCACATACGCTATGTTTCCTTCAAGGTTGCAGATTATCACGGATATCGGGCTCTGTTCAATAGCCTGCGACATCTTCTTCAGGCTTTGATTACTCCCCTTCAGTGCGGTGGTTCGCTCCTGTACTTTGTCTTCAAGAGTATGGGTCAGCTCGCCTAATCGATATTGGTTGCGCAGCATGATGACAAAGAGAGCCGCGCCGGAGAGAAATATTGCCGACACCAAAAAGATAGTGAGTCTGCCGGTAATTTTGAAGGAGTGGCGATTTTTCTCATGGAGTAGCATATAGGACTCTGAAGCGTTCCCGGCAACCTCGGAAAAACTCTGTACGACGGGATCGAGATGAGCAAGAATTTCATCCCGCCCTTCATTATCTCCGGGTAAAAATCGAGACAATAATCGGTCAATATTCGGGAGCATTTTTTCACATAGTCGCAGAGCTTCATCTGCACCCTCCAACTGGAGATAGTTTTTCTCCAGCAGGTTTTCCGTGTCCATGTCCTCAATGCGGCTCCTGAAAACCTCAAAGCTACGACGTACATCATTGAGATCTATCATCCCGGAATTTATCGAATACAGAAAGAGATGATACCTGAAATTTCTGGCTTCACGATCTATTTTATTGGCGATCTTGACACTTTCGCCGTGTATCTCCATTCTCTGCAGGGCCAGTTTTTTGTCCAGATCATGCAGAAGATATACCAGACTCAGCACTGCCGCCAAAGCTATAAGCATCAGCCCAATGACGGGAATCGTTAATTTCCGGCTGGCCTCCATACTTACCCTGTCTCTTTGAGTTGAATACTTTAATCCAGCTCTGCTGGGTTAAGTGATTTGCTCCTGTAAAACAGGAAATACTTTTAAAATACTCAAATTACCACCCAGGCTCTTATCCGTACCATTGGGTGCCATGAGCACTGGAGCCGCCGGGCTGTTTTTTTCATTTTTGCGGGATATTTTCCAGACAGAAGTCACAGACTCAAGATCGCGTTATCGAAACCTGACTTATAGTGTGGCAGGGGATTTAACGATCAGGTTTCGATGCTCCGGTTAAGCTGACTGCTTGCCGACAAATTGATGCTCGTTTGAAGGCTTTGCAAAAGCATCTTTTTTTTTTGCCGTCTTTCTGAGGATTCGATATCACCCTCCCGCTTGTTTAACCTTGTAGCCAAGCTGAGATATAACATCTGCGAGAACGATCCTGTGATCCCCCTGTATCTCTATAACTCCTTCTTTGACGGTGCCGCCCGAGCCGCATTTCTTTTTCAGCTGTTTGGCGAGGTTATTCAATTCCTTCCCGGCCAGCGGAAGACCTGTTATAACAGATACGCCGCTTCCTTTGCGTCCTTTAGTCTGCCTGCTTATTCTAATAATGGAATCTCCCGCCGGCCCGCTTTTCATGGTGCTGCAGCAGCATTTCTTCATGGGGTGTCCGCAACCCGGACAAATCCTGCCACCATCTGTTGAGTACATTACTCCTGTTTTCTCTGCTTTCTTCATTCCTTCTCTTTATGCCTTTAATATTATAAATATGTCGGTTTAGCCCCATGGCAGCAACCAGTTAACTTCTTCCACACTTGTTCTTGAGATTGTCGGCTGTACTGATTTCAATATAGGATGCTCCCTGCTGCGGCCCGAAACTTCCGGCAAGGACGATGATTAAGTCATCTCCGGCAAAAAGCTTGCCGTCAACGAGACGGCAAATCGATTTTCTCAAGGGGTCGTCCGAGATAGGATCCATTAGTGTGTAATCGGCATACACTCCGTAGGAAAGAGAGAGTTGCCGCATCACCTGTTTGTCATAGACCAGTGCACGAATGATGTTCGACCCTCTATAGGCTGAAAGGGCAAGTATAGTTTTACCGCTGAGTGAATCAGCGACAATACCTTTGGTGTCCAGTCTCAAGGAAGCTTTTACCGCCGCTTTGGCAAGATACGCAGTGACTCTGTTTTCATGGCTGTAGGGGATGTCGATATACCTGTTACTTTTGCCCTCCACTTCTTTTATAATCTTTGCCATTGTTCTGACCGCTACTTCCGGATACTTCCCATTGGCGGTTTCTCCGGAAAGCATCAAGGCATCGGCATGATCGAGACAGGCATTGGCTACATCGGAAACCTCGGCCCTGGTCGGTCGTGGCGACTCTATCATGGAATGCAGCATCTGTGTGGCGACAATTACCGGCCTGCGTCGAATTATGCAGGTTTCAATGATTTTCTTCTGGATTAGAGGTATCTGTTCGGTGGGTATTTCAACAGCAAGATCACCGCGTGCGATCATTATGCCATAGGCTTGATCGAGTATTTCATCGATGTTCTTTACTCCGTCGGCATTTTCGATTTTTGCAATTATCTTGATGGAAGACTTTTCCTCATCAAGAATTTCCTGCACCGCGATCACATCCTCTCTGTTGCGGACAAAAGAGTGGGCAATAAAGTCGAGGTCGTTAACGGCTGCAAAACGTATAAAGTCTATGTCTTTTTTACTGAGGGCCGGAAGTTTAACGTGAACAGATGGAATATTAATGCTTTTTCTCGGCCAAATAACACCGTCATTTTCCACAAGACAGTGCAGAACCCCTTCGCTTTTTCCGGTAACGACAAGTGCTACGTGCCCGTCATCAATAAGAATGGAACTTCCTACCGGAACATCATCTACAAAATTTTGGTAAGAGACGAAAATAAGATCGCCCTGCGAGCGCTCACCGGGCGCCCCTTTAATCCGTATGGTATCTCCGAATTTAACGGATAAAGGCATAAGTGCGTCTTCAGTCCGAATTTCAGGGCCTTTGGTATCCACAAGAATGCCGATTTTATCAGAAACCTGACGTGTGGCTTTGACAACGTGGAACGCATCTTCATGGGTCATATGCGCGGTATTGAGACGAACAACGCTCATTCCTGC
It includes:
- a CDS encoding diguanylate cyclase domain-containing protein, encoding MEASRKLTIPVIGLMLIALAAVLSLVYLLHDLDKKLALQRMEIHGESVKIANKIDREARNFRYHLFLYSINSGMIDLNDVRRSFEVFRSRIEDMDTENLLEKNYLQLEGADEALRLCEKMLPNIDRLLSRFLPGDNEGRDEILAHLDPVVQSFSEVAGNASESYMLLHEKNRHSFKITGRLTIFLVSAIFLSGAALFVIMLRNQYRLGELTHTLEDKVQERTTALKGSNQSLKKMSQAIEQSPISVIICNLEGNIAYVNPRFVEVTGYTSAEAVGQNPKFIQSGLTSDQTYRQMWQVAHSGGVWKGEICNKRKNGELFWELVSFSPIKDEDDRPVGYLAIKEDISQQKVYEEQLLKQANYDSLTGLPNRMLAMDRLKHAILQGHRRGDAVALLFVDLDNFKQINDTLGHECGDYVLKRAAERFHGCLRDCDTAARFGGDEFLLILSELQGREDVKPIVKRVLDAFSLPFEVEGKRFLVTASIGVAMCPEDSVSSSELLKKSDNAMYQAKNMGKNNYRFYEKDRF
- the pyk gene encoding pyruvate kinase encodes the protein MPNNTKIVATISSLNCSVPFLEKLYQAGMSVVRLNTAHMTHEDAFHVVKATRQVSDKIGILVDTKGPEIRTEDALMPLSVKFGDTIRIKGAPGERSQGDLIFVSYQNFVDDVPVGSSILIDDGHVALVVTGKSEGVLHCLVENDGVIWPRKSINIPSVHVKLPALSKKDIDFIRFAAVNDLDFIAHSFVRNREDVIAVQEILDEEKSSIKIIAKIENADGVKNIDEILDQAYGIMIARGDLAVEIPTEQIPLIQKKIIETCIIRRRPVIVATQMLHSMIESPRPTRAEVSDVANACLDHADALMLSGETANGKYPEVAVRTMAKIIKEVEGKSNRYIDIPYSHENRVTAYLAKAAVKASLRLDTKGIVADSLSGKTILALSAYRGSNIIRALVYDKQVMRQLSLSYGVYADYTLMDPISDDPLRKSICRLVDGKLFAGDDLIIVLAGSFGPQQGASYIEISTADNLKNKCGRS
- a CDS encoding translation initiation factor Sui1, producing MKKAEKTGVMYSTDGGRICPGCGHPMKKCCCSTMKSGPAGDSIIRISRQTKGRKGSGVSVITGLPLAGKELNNLAKQLKKKCGSGGTVKEGVIEIQGDHRIVLADVISQLGYKVKQAGG